One part of the Candidatus Mancarchaeum acidiphilum genome encodes these proteins:
- a CDS encoding ATP-binding protein, with protein MVNARFSVDSVPDNGIDASLFFDAVKGIPFAMVFDFNETKTYIELLSDEPDLYVKGICYRIPGLELSKAATGPSKGNFRIGSFLKVNLDSREVLKTSHGIFEDCFNLGIEKGTFGILFLPAKDQEIEYSSKEIENSLTSIETKETSSINSRIAGYNSSYSTQHDVFYNSDDKIVLGYILNSINKALLKGSAVYKTLFFTDVENPYINNYLHSKFLILESGLVYNYGISDIAEYLSKSKQIILGSNELGYLLDFEGIHRVNHIIETGNFPSKGDIGIGTIMKHAVLDSNRGLYLDRSILNLGVLISGLPGTGKTHESMAIVEQVIKLGIPTVVISSTKEWDNFAYDNNLYCVRLLNDKSPINFFSCPDKSNRDKFWRDLAMLLASASDAGPYRRPLEKCLIDAFRRIYKSTGSPSPADVIEETIKSIIDMHGKRTNTGVKYTKHGENIKAALENLIDLLSNAEYSSEFGIKFEDMLGKGAVFDASEAGSNMKKLVYSLILNQFYSIISSTDESGDNSLRMLLVVEEAELVFKDDDSPAVEDMRTRIQDFRKKGIGLIFITHGALEIDSDLRRLLQIKLYFRQSSDMAIYAVKDLLSDIDNDRLVSKIKHMPSGVFGLSSISKDGYHRYPMDLLFLKSLFYNYAGKRDRDLIKGYLKSNSIPIPEEIYENLVFSGYPELNTADSQSEKNYKILQRISKLVLKYMGNKVYEVPFDKLEYGFNLIKDRVYDLELSTENDVCLLHLAIKPSGIGMKIGFTLRHGKLGIVEN; from the coding sequence TTTAATGAGACCAAAACCTATATTGAACTGTTGTCTGATGAACCTGATTTATATGTAAAAGGAATATGCTACAGGATACCGGGGCTGGAATTGTCAAAAGCGGCCACTGGCCCTTCAAAAGGAAATTTCCGGATTGGTTCATTCTTGAAGGTAAATCTCGATTCGAGAGAGGTCTTAAAAACCAGCCACGGCATATTTGAGGACTGTTTTAATCTTGGTATAGAGAAAGGGACTTTTGGTATATTGTTTTTGCCGGCTAAAGACCAAGAAATAGAGTACAGTAGCAAGGAGATTGAGAATTCCCTTACTTCCATAGAAACAAAAGAGACCAGTTCAATCAATTCAAGAATAGCAGGTTATAACTCTTCTTATTCTACGCAACATGACGTATTTTACAATTCAGATGATAAAATAGTATTGGGTTATATATTAAATTCCATAAATAAAGCATTACTTAAAGGAAGTGCTGTCTATAAGACCTTATTCTTTACCGATGTGGAAAACCCTTACATCAATAATTATCTGCACAGCAAATTTTTAATTTTGGAGAGCGGCCTTGTATACAATTATGGCATATCGGATATTGCTGAATACCTATCAAAGTCTAAGCAAATCATCTTAGGCAGCAATGAACTGGGATATCTGCTGGATTTTGAAGGCATCCATAGGGTAAACCATATTATTGAAACGGGAAACTTTCCATCTAAAGGGGACATCGGAATAGGGACAATCATGAAACATGCGGTGTTGGATTCTAATAGGGGCCTGTATTTAGATAGGTCCATTTTGAATCTTGGCGTATTGATTTCTGGCCTTCCTGGAACTGGCAAAACTCATGAGTCTATGGCTATTGTCGAGCAGGTCATCAAGTTAGGTATTCCAACAGTGGTAATCTCTTCTACCAAAGAATGGGATAATTTCGCTTACGACAACAATTTATACTGCGTGAGACTGCTAAATGATAAATCACCAATTAATTTCTTCAGCTGTCCTGACAAATCAAATAGGGACAAGTTTTGGAGGGATCTTGCAATGCTTTTGGCTTCGGCTTCTGACGCGGGACCATATAGGAGGCCTTTGGAAAAATGCCTGATTGATGCTTTTAGGAGGATATATAAATCAACTGGGAGCCCTAGCCCTGCCGATGTTATAGAAGAGACAATAAAATCAATAATAGATATGCATGGGAAGAGGACAAATACCGGAGTCAAATACACAAAGCATGGTGAAAATATAAAAGCGGCGCTTGAGAACCTTATAGATTTGCTAAGCAACGCGGAATATTCATCCGAATTTGGAATCAAGTTTGAAGATATGCTTGGCAAAGGGGCAGTTTTCGACGCATCAGAAGCTGGATCCAATATGAAGAAGCTTGTTTATTCATTGATACTGAACCAATTCTACTCTATAATCTCGTCTACGGATGAATCTGGGGACAATAGCTTAAGGATGCTCCTTGTAGTAGAGGAAGCAGAATTAGTTTTCAAGGACGATGATTCTCCGGCTGTGGAAGACATGAGGACAAGAATACAGGATTTCAGGAAAAAGGGCATAGGATTAATATTCATAACACATGGCGCTTTGGAGATAGATTCGGATTTAAGGAGGCTGCTACAGATAAAGCTTTATTTTAGGCAATCTTCAGATATGGCCATTTATGCGGTCAAGGACCTCCTTTCGGATATTGATAATGATAGGCTTGTATCGAAGATAAAGCATATGCCTTCAGGAGTGTTTGGGCTAAGCTCAATTTCAAAAGACGGATATCATAGATATCCCATGGACTTGTTGTTCCTCAAATCCCTGTTTTACAATTATGCAGGAAAGCGGGACAGGGATCTTATAAAGGGTTACTTAAAATCAAATAGTATACCAATTCCAGAGGAGATATACGAAAATCTAGTATTTAGCGGTTATCCGGAATTAAATACAGCTGATTCCCAATCGGAAAAGAATTACAAGATTCTGCAGCGTATAAGCAAGCTTGTTCTGAAATACATGGGCAACAAAGTTTATGAGGTGCCGTTTGACAAACTTGAATATGGATTTAATCTAATCAAGGACAGGGTATACGATTTAGAGTTGTCAACTGAAAACGATGTTTGCCTGCTGCATCTTGCAATAAAGCCGTCGGGAATTGGGATGAAGATTGGATTTACTTTAAGGCATGGTAAATTGGGGATAGTTGAGAATTGA
- a CDS encoding M24 family metallopeptidase, whose protein sequence is MQTNILIDRLNKIFRSTDLDAILLFNVNSPFIDSNFYYLTDFNSGIFERSFAIAFKDHVIVGTSDLEYENACIGSNDHISVYRINTTSEVDNFLSRNLKDLKVGYNENFLPYIYYQKFKKYAKFNKLFNASKYLYEARNIKDKYEIEKIKKAVDISKKSLDEIQYYFKKGVTEKELAAQFNYLQLKNGADKNSFGTIVAFDKNTALPHHSPDNTKLKDNAVVLLDVGSKWKNYCSDLTRTFFFKPQKRSLKYKKMADIYDTVEKAQVLGLGLIKDGVDGKNVFEEVTKFINTANGGIYKGKFIHSLGHMIGIDVHDAGAAALSYRSVKLQNGMVLSDEPGIYIYGFGGVRIEDDVLIDGGRGVFL, encoded by the coding sequence ATGCAAACAAATATTTTAATTGATAGGCTTAATAAGATTTTTAGATCGACGGATCTTGATGCAATACTTCTGTTTAACGTAAATTCACCATTCATAGATAGCAATTTCTACTACTTGACAGACTTTAATAGTGGGATATTTGAAAGATCGTTTGCAATCGCATTCAAAGATCATGTAATAGTAGGCACTTCGGATTTGGAATATGAAAATGCTTGCATAGGATCAAACGACCATATCAGCGTATACCGTATAAATACCACCAGCGAGGTAGATAACTTCCTTAGCAGAAATTTGAAAGATCTTAAGGTGGGGTATAATGAGAATTTCCTTCCATATATTTATTACCAGAAATTTAAGAAGTACGCAAAATTCAATAAACTGTTCAATGCATCAAAATATTTATACGAGGCAAGGAATATCAAGGATAAATATGAAATAGAAAAGATAAAAAAAGCGGTTGATATAAGCAAGAAGAGCTTGGATGAGATACAGTATTACTTTAAGAAAGGGGTTACTGAAAAGGAATTGGCGGCCCAATTCAATTACCTGCAACTTAAAAATGGTGCGGACAAGAATTCTTTTGGGACCATAGTTGCATTTGACAAGAACACCGCTCTCCCCCACCATTCACCGGATAATACAAAATTAAAGGATAATGCTGTTGTTCTCTTGGATGTTGGATCGAAGTGGAAGAATTACTGTTCCGATCTGACCCGGACCTTCTTCTTTAAGCCTCAAAAGAGGTCCTTGAAGTACAAAAAGATGGCGGACATATATGATACAGTGGAAAAAGCGCAGGTGCTTGGATTGGGCTTGATTAAGGATGGGGTTGATGGCAAGAATGTATTTGAAGAGGTAACCAAATTCATAAATACTGCCAATGGTGGCATTTATAAGGGCAAATTCATACATTCCCTTGGACATATGATAGGCATAGATGTACATGATGCAGGAGCTGCGGCACTATCCTATAGGAGTGTAAAGCTTCAAAATGGGATGGTACTCAGTGATGAACCTGGAATTTATATTTATGGTTTTGGAGGGGTAAGGATAGAAGATGATGTATTAATAGATGGCGGTAGGGGAGTATTCCTCTGA
- a CDS encoding Nre family DNA repair protein codes for MEDLNKLINSLSFNNPVVKVRRSMEVYRNMKNPSIISSYYRNQYSSILDKDYVSGSSPTEIFIGRFGYPKVFIGPMISPFMKDSSMLANPSLWKGLPIEKIIQMRLQLVRGMHISNIHDVENGRVEEEVRDLALSDKPADSDINFIGKPLVRPKLDADLSPFGPTVKIKDMMVSNSRSNRDIERLYSDYDANAGTAVKELYKNKVDVYRIQKGVSAGLFGLKSNRKFVPTRWSITMVDDLISKSLREEVKGNEKIDNIKLFYNVALDNRWLIVFMPSNWEYESIEAFYPKTTWNVNSNEISIYSSYEGYRGRKKYAEIGGCYYAARLEVGEKLKTMKKQASVLILREVHEGYTLPVGVWNVREHVKQTLETKPVELDSYSEMFRYINEKLDINVSEWVKNSKILTDLLKQRRL; via the coding sequence ATGGAGGACCTCAACAAATTGATAAATTCGCTTTCTTTTAACAATCCTGTGGTAAAGGTAAGGAGGTCAATGGAAGTATATAGGAATATGAAGAACCCGTCTATAATTTCAAGTTACTATAGGAACCAGTATAGCAGTATACTTGACAAGGATTATGTCAGTGGATCTTCCCCAACAGAAATATTTATAGGCAGATTTGGCTACCCTAAGGTGTTTATAGGACCAATGATCTCGCCATTCATGAAAGACTCTTCGATGTTGGCGAACCCATCTTTATGGAAAGGCCTGCCAATAGAGAAAATAATACAGATGAGATTGCAGCTTGTAAGGGGAATGCATATCAGCAATATACATGATGTCGAGAATGGCAGGGTTGAGGAGGAGGTTAGGGATCTTGCATTATCAGACAAGCCTGCTGATTCTGATATAAACTTCATAGGCAAGCCATTGGTAAGGCCAAAGCTTGATGCGGATCTAAGCCCTTTTGGACCTACCGTAAAGATAAAGGACATGATGGTGTCTAATTCAAGGTCAAATAGGGATATAGAGAGATTATACTCCGATTATGACGCCAATGCGGGAACAGCAGTTAAAGAGCTTTATAAAAACAAGGTAGACGTTTATAGAATTCAAAAAGGGGTTTCGGCAGGATTATTTGGCTTGAAGTCAAACAGGAAATTCGTCCCGACCCGCTGGAGCATAACAATGGTTGACGACTTAATATCAAAATCATTGCGTGAAGAAGTGAAGGGCAATGAAAAGATAGATAACATAAAGTTATTCTACAACGTTGCTTTGGACAACAGGTGGCTGATAGTATTCATGCCGAGCAATTGGGAATATGAATCGATCGAAGCGTTTTATCCAAAAACAACTTGGAATGTGAATTCTAACGAAATCTCCATATATTCATCATATGAGGGTTATAGGGGAAGGAAGAAATACGCGGAAATTGGAGGCTGCTATTATGCTGCGAGGCTGGAGGTTGGGGAAAAACTAAAGACTATGAAGAAGCAAGCGTCTGTATTGATATTGCGTGAAGTACACGAGGGGTATACTCTGCCCGTAGGCGTGTGGAATGTCCGCGAGCATGTAAAGCAGACTCTTGAGACAAAACCTGTAGAACTTGACAGCTATTCTGAAATGTTCCGTTATATAAATGAAAAATTGGACATCAATGTCTCGGAATGGGTAAAAAATAGCAAGATACTAACAGATCTGCTTAAGCAAAGGCGCTTATAA